In Thiovibrio frasassiensis, one DNA window encodes the following:
- a CDS encoding PAS domain-containing sensor histidine kinase, with translation MQSGPQQGRYNKAVMAFMAVLFFFMALGDFIIAHHQRDFLYSRAENQARRDLQLMAANFIEPLIKYDYESITRFILRWGEEHPEVVRLAAVGPAGRDLITFSRPKEEGKFFLVEEKVRFQGKGLLILQMVSSSTEVDGLLRKLHWQLGLASFLMTAIAGIVLWLTLRRIALAPLEMEIGLRLETEQKLASAHQQLEERVRERTVDLEGANLLLQKEIAVRHAAEEQFARLHREYELILKSAGEGIYGLDTQGRLTFINLAGLQILGFEEVELIGRHLHDFHHHVRWDGDPYGREDCPVCAAYGEGRKNRGGESYFGRKDGTVFPVEFVCTPLVEGEKVLGTVVVFEDITVRKQAEHDLLALTDTLERRVMERTARMDAANLELRETLGQLEQTQAQLVQSGKMAALGDLVAGVAHEINTPVGVGVTAASHLENKTREIVALYAEGRMSRSDLDRYLALCQEAANLIFSNLNRAAELIRSFKQVAVDQSGEGRRPFRVKEYLAEVCLSLRPVLKNTGHRLEISCPEDLELNSYPGAFSQIVTNFITNSLTHAYDEDQAGFLHVEIGLEGGNVRFAYSDDGKGMTADLVSHAFDPFFTTNREKGGSGLGLHIVYNLVTQKLLGTIICESMPGKGTSFVLFFPAVIPGGVSHG, from the coding sequence ATGCAATCAGGCCCGCAACAAGGCAGATATAACAAGGCGGTCATGGCTTTCATGGCCGTCTTGTTTTTTTTTATGGCCTTGGGTGATTTCATCATTGCCCACCACCAGCGGGATTTTTTGTATTCTCGGGCGGAAAATCAGGCCCGTCGCGATCTGCAGTTGATGGCGGCCAATTTCATTGAGCCTCTGATCAAGTATGATTACGAATCGATAACCCGATTCATCCTGCGTTGGGGCGAAGAACATCCGGAGGTTGTTCGCCTGGCTGCGGTGGGTCCCGCAGGGCGAGATTTGATCACCTTCAGCCGCCCGAAAGAAGAGGGGAAGTTTTTTCTGGTAGAGGAGAAGGTCCGTTTTCAGGGCAAAGGACTCTTAATCCTCCAGATGGTCTCTTCTTCCACCGAGGTGGATGGGCTTCTGCGCAAGCTGCATTGGCAGTTGGGGCTTGCCTCGTTTCTCATGACGGCCATAGCGGGAATCGTCCTGTGGTTAACCCTGAGGCGTATCGCCCTCGCCCCTCTGGAAATGGAAATCGGCCTGCGTTTGGAGACGGAGCAGAAGCTGGCCTCGGCGCACCAACAGCTTGAGGAGCGGGTCCGAGAGCGGACCGTCGATTTAGAAGGAGCCAATCTTCTCTTGCAGAAAGAGATTGCGGTGCGTCATGCCGCGGAAGAGCAGTTTGCCAGATTGCATCGGGAGTATGAGCTGATCTTGAAATCCGCCGGCGAGGGGATCTATGGCTTGGACACCCAGGGACGACTTACCTTTATCAACTTGGCTGGCTTGCAGATCCTTGGTTTCGAGGAAGTGGAATTGATCGGCAGACATCTCCATGATTTTCACCATCACGTGCGTTGGGATGGTGACCCCTATGGCCGTGAAGATTGTCCGGTGTGTGCTGCCTATGGTGAGGGAAGGAAAAACCGGGGAGGAGAAAGCTACTTCGGCAGAAAAGACGGTACTGTCTTTCCGGTGGAGTTTGTCTGTACCCCCCTGGTGGAAGGGGAGAAGGTTCTGGGTACGGTGGTGGTCTTTGAAGACATCACCGTGCGCAAGCAGGCCGAACATGATCTGCTTGCCCTGACCGATACCCTGGAGCGGCGGGTCATGGAGCGTACCGCCCGCATGGACGCCGCCAATCTTGAATTGCGGGAAACTCTGGGGCAGTTGGAACAGACCCAGGCCCAACTCGTGCAATCGGGAAAGATGGCGGCCCTGGGTGATCTGGTGGCAGGCGTTGCCCATGAAATCAACACCCCGGTGGGCGTGGGCGTAACAGCGGCCTCGCACCTGGAAAACAAAACCCGTGAGATTGTGGCGCTCTATGCGGAAGGGCGTATGAGCCGCAGCGATCTTGATCGGTATCTTGCCCTCTGTCAGGAAGCGGCGAATCTTATTTTCTCCAATCTCAACCGGGCAGCGGAGCTTATCCGCAGCTTCAAACAGGTGGCGGTGGATCAATCCGGGGAAGGGCGCAGGCCTTTTCGGGTTAAGGAGTACCTGGCCGAGGTCTGCCTGAGCCTCAGGCCGGTTTTAAAGAATACCGGCCATCGCCTGGAGATCTCCTGTCCCGAGGATTTGGAGTTGAACAGCTACCCCGGTGCCTTTTCCCAGATCGTTACCAACTTCATCACCAACTCGTTGACCCATGCCTATGATGAGGATCAGGCCGGCTTTCTGCATGTGGAGATCGGGCTGGAGGGAGGCAATGTCCGGTTTGCATACAGCGACGACGGAAAGGGTATGACCGCCGATCTGGTCAGCCATGCCTTTGATCCCTTTTTTACGACAAATAGGGAAAAAGGGGGGAGCGGTTTAGGGCTGCATATCGTATATAATCTTGTAACCCAGAAATTACTGGGGACAATTATCTGCGAAAGCATGCCAGGAAAGGGGACATCCTTTGTCCTGTTTTTCCCGGCTGTCATACCTGGGGGGGTATCGCATGGTTGA
- the der gene encoding ribosome biogenesis GTPase Der — MQTRYPIVALVGRPNVGKSSLFNRFSKHRKAIVDPTPGVTRDRHYEQVTIEERTFILVDTGGIEGDGREMMAGLIREQTMQAMREADVILFLLDGKEGVLPEDFEVADYLRRTEKPVHFLVNKVDSPELEQRLIPPFYELGVDTLWPVSAAHGYGVKPFFEALLETLPVFPESEDIPPDTISLACLGRPNVGKSSLINRLLGEERMVVSDVPGTTRDSVDTLLTVGKQPYLLIDTAGIRRKGKVQEKLEKFSVLQALGALERCDVVLILIDAGEGITEQDTKVLGYAFERGRACMILVNKWDLLHGDAKRQKQLMEEIARATSFVEYAPVLKISALTGAGVKQLLPTVAKIYKQYCGSFSTGKLNRILQDALEGHNPTMHQGRRLKFYYTTQISTKPPTFIIFTNYPKGVHFSYLRYLLNQFRAGLKLDSIPIKIILKERQRKEYG; from the coding sequence ATGCAAACCCGATATCCCATCGTTGCTCTGGTTGGCCGACCCAATGTCGGCAAGTCGAGCCTTTTCAACAGATTCTCCAAGCATCGCAAGGCCATTGTTGATCCCACTCCCGGTGTAACCCGTGACCGGCATTATGAGCAGGTGACCATTGAGGAACGGACTTTTATCCTTGTTGACACCGGAGGTATCGAGGGCGACGGCCGGGAAATGATGGCTGGCTTGATCCGCGAGCAGACCATGCAGGCCATGCGGGAAGCGGACGTGATTCTTTTCTTGCTTGACGGCAAGGAGGGGGTGCTGCCGGAAGATTTTGAGGTGGCCGATTACCTGCGGCGCACGGAAAAACCGGTGCATTTCCTGGTCAATAAGGTGGACAGCCCCGAGCTTGAGCAACGCTTGATACCCCCCTTTTATGAATTGGGGGTGGATACGCTCTGGCCTGTTTCCGCCGCGCATGGGTACGGGGTAAAGCCGTTTTTTGAAGCCTTGCTCGAAACCCTGCCGGTTTTTCCGGAATCAGAAGACATTCCGCCGGATACCATAAGCCTGGCTTGTCTGGGTCGACCCAATGTGGGGAAGTCTTCCTTGATCAACCGCTTGCTGGGGGAAGAGCGTATGGTGGTCTCCGATGTGCCGGGCACCACCAGGGATTCGGTGGACACCCTGCTCACCGTGGGCAAGCAGCCGTATCTGCTCATTGACACCGCAGGGATCAGGCGCAAGGGCAAGGTGCAGGAAAAACTGGAGAAGTTCAGCGTGCTCCAGGCTTTGGGCGCACTGGAACGTTGTGATGTGGTGCTGATCCTCATCGACGCCGGAGAAGGGATTACCGAACAGGATACCAAGGTGCTGGGCTATGCCTTTGAGCGCGGCCGGGCCTGCATGATCCTGGTCAACAAATGGGATCTGCTCCACGGGGATGCGAAGCGGCAGAAACAGTTGATGGAGGAGATTGCCCGGGCAACGAGTTTTGTTGAGTATGCCCCGGTGCTTAAGATCTCCGCTCTTACCGGTGCGGGGGTGAAGCAGTTGCTGCCCACGGTGGCAAAGATTTACAAGCAGTATTGCGGCTCCTTCTCAACCGGCAAGCTCAACCGGATTTTACAGGATGCGCTGGAGGGCCATAACCCGACCATGCATCAGGGGCGTCGTCTCAAGTTCTACTACACGACCCAGATTTCCACGAAGCCGCCCACCTTTATCATCTTTACCAACTACCCGAAGGGGGTTCATTTTTCCTACCTCCGCTACCTGCTGAACCAGTTCCGGGCCGGGCTCAAGCTCGATTCCATTCCCATCAAGATTATTCTTAAGGAACGGCAACGAAAAGAATATGGCTAA
- a CDS encoding aminoglycoside phosphotransferase family protein → MFTEEHRQALGRLLAAQGLSPDIPVADRMAGDGSDRQFFRFSVGDLSLLAVLPSPTLPLGMAEARAAHAIGLHFSTHGAAVPRIYGFAEECGLILFEDLGDTKLHDLVLLYGAESPEVDLFYREALAALAHLQTEASQDFQPAWCWDTPRYDRELMLTRESGYFQKALCEDFLGMNNLPRGLIQEFVFLADRALQEPADFILHRDFQSRNLMVHKGKVRIIDFQGARMGPLGYDLASLLIDPYAGLSLDRQQALLGCYLDALASHIPLDRGRFIEGYYYMALQRNLQILGAFAFLSKIRGKQFFRQFIKPAARTLHEHLAAPQGRDFPTLRAVVQQVRNLLEAHDQE, encoded by the coding sequence GTGTTTACCGAGGAGCACAGGCAGGCGCTGGGGAGATTGTTGGCCGCGCAGGGTCTTTCCCCGGATATTCCGGTGGCGGACAGGATGGCCGGGGATGGTTCTGATCGGCAGTTTTTCCGGTTTTCTGTAGGCGATCTTTCCCTACTGGCTGTTTTGCCAAGCCCTACTCTGCCATTGGGCATGGCCGAAGCACGGGCCGCCCATGCAATAGGGCTTCATTTTTCCACGCATGGGGCAGCGGTCCCGAGAATCTACGGTTTTGCCGAGGAGTGCGGCCTCATTCTCTTTGAGGACCTGGGCGATACCAAGCTCCATGATCTGGTTCTCCTGTATGGCGCAGAATCGCCGGAGGTAGACCTCTTCTACCGAGAGGCTCTTGCGGCCTTGGCCCATTTGCAGACCGAGGCGTCCCAGGATTTTCAGCCGGCGTGGTGTTGGGATACCCCTCGTTATGACCGCGAACTTATGCTGACCAGGGAGTCCGGATATTTTCAGAAGGCCCTGTGCGAGGATTTTTTGGGGATGAACAACCTGCCCCGAGGGCTGATCCAGGAGTTTGTTTTTCTGGCGGACCGGGCTCTGCAGGAGCCGGCTGATTTTATTTTGCATCGTGATTTTCAGTCGCGCAACCTCATGGTCCATAAGGGGAAAGTCAGGATCATTGATTTTCAGGGTGCCAGAATGGGGCCGTTGGGGTATGATCTTGCCTCCCTGCTCATCGATCCCTATGCCGGTTTGTCTCTAGACCGGCAGCAGGCCCTCCTTGGATGCTACCTGGATGCGCTCGCCTCTCATATTCCCCTTGACCGGGGCCGATTTATTGAGGGATATTATTACATGGCTCTGCAGCGTAACCTGCAGATTCTTGGCGCGTTTGCTTTTCTCTCGAAGATTCGCGGAAAACAGTTTTTTCGGCAGTTTATCAAACCTGCGGCCCGTACCCTTCATGAACACCTGGCTGCGCCGCAGGGGCGGGATTTCCCCACTCTGCGCGCTGTGGTTCAGCAGGTGAGAAATTTACTGGAAGCCCATGACCAGGAATAG
- a CDS encoding DUF3369 domain-containing protein produces the protein MVESPEAVFFADEPEGSVSPRQQAVGKGAWKVLVVDDEEEVHAVTKLVLADFSYENKGLLFLHAYSGKEARALIAEHPDTAIIFLDVVMEKNDAGLEVVRHIREELKNSFVRIILRTGQPGQAPAEKVIIEYDINDYKEKTELTAQKLFTTMVASLRSYRDILTIDANRKGLEKIIDAATYICRLRSIKNLASGVLTQLVSILHLSENALYCQTSGIAVANLQGNFKMLAATGAYEPYIDAETKGDLPDNVLDCVQQVTTLKKSICLDNRYIGYFCSERGEETVIYLEGWRDLSVLDRRMIEVFCSNVQVAYENVLLNQEIEGTQKEIIYTLGQLAEMRSLETGNHVHRVAEYSRLLAEKHGLSQREVEVIRLASSMHDVGKVAIPDAILNKTGPLSPAEFEVMKTHTIRAQEMLGLSDREIVKAAIVIAMQHHEKFDGSGYPKGLKGEEIHISARITAIADVFDALGSDRSYRQAWEMEAILDLIRTERGAHFDPVLVDLFFENIEAILAIKITLAE, from the coding sequence ATGGTTGAATCACCTGAGGCGGTTTTTTTTGCCGATGAACCGGAGGGGAGTGTGTCACCCCGACAACAGGCTGTGGGTAAAGGTGCCTGGAAGGTGCTGGTGGTTGACGACGAAGAAGAGGTGCATGCCGTCACCAAGCTGGTTCTCGCGGATTTTTCTTATGAGAATAAAGGGCTGCTTTTTCTCCATGCCTATTCCGGCAAGGAGGCCAGGGCTCTTATTGCCGAGCATCCCGATACCGCCATTATTTTTCTCGACGTGGTCATGGAGAAAAACGATGCCGGGCTTGAAGTGGTTCGCCATATCCGGGAGGAGCTGAAAAATTCCTTTGTCCGGATCATTCTGCGCACCGGCCAGCCTGGCCAGGCGCCTGCGGAAAAAGTAATCATCGAGTATGACATCAATGATTACAAGGAAAAGACCGAACTCACCGCCCAGAAACTTTTCACCACCATGGTTGCTTCCCTTCGTTCCTATCGGGACATCCTCACCATCGATGCCAACCGAAAGGGACTGGAGAAGATTATCGATGCGGCCACCTATATCTGCCGCCTCCGCTCGATCAAAAATCTGGCCAGCGGAGTCTTGACCCAGCTGGTTTCCATCCTGCATCTCAGCGAAAATGCCCTCTATTGTCAGACCTCGGGGATCGCGGTGGCTAATTTACAGGGTAATTTTAAGATGCTGGCCGCCACCGGGGCTTATGAGCCGTATATCGATGCCGAGACCAAGGGGGACTTGCCTGACAATGTTCTTGATTGTGTCCAGCAGGTGACGACGCTCAAGAAATCTATTTGTCTGGATAATCGGTATATCGGTTATTTTTGCAGTGAGCGTGGAGAAGAAACGGTTATTTATCTTGAGGGATGGCGGGACCTCAGCGTCCTTGACCGGCGGATGATCGAGGTTTTTTGCAGCAACGTGCAGGTGGCCTATGAAAATGTGCTCCTGAATCAGGAGATAGAAGGAACCCAGAAGGAGATCATCTATACTCTGGGCCAGCTTGCCGAGATGCGGTCCCTTGAAACCGGCAATCATGTCCATCGGGTGGCCGAATACAGTCGGTTGCTTGCGGAGAAACATGGCTTAAGCCAGCGGGAGGTGGAGGTGATCCGTCTGGCTTCTTCCATGCATGATGTGGGCAAGGTCGCCATCCCGGATGCCATCCTCAATAAAACCGGGCCGTTGAGCCCCGCTGAGTTTGAGGTCATGAAGACCCATACCATCCGGGCTCAGGAGATGCTGGGCCTTTCCGATCGGGAGATTGTCAAGGCCGCCATTGTCATTGCCATGCAGCACCACGAAAAGTTTGACGGCAGCGGCTACCCCAAAGGGTTGAAGGGGGAGGAGATCCACATCAGTGCGAGAATCACGGCCATAGCCGATGTGTTTGATGCCTTGGGTAGTGACCGTTCGTATCGCCAGGCCTGGGAGATGGAGGCCATCCTCGATCTTATCCGGACGGAACGGGGCGCGCATTTCGACCCGGTTCTGGTGGATCTCTTTTTTGAAAATATCGAGGCGATCCTGGCCATCAAAATCACCCTGGCCGAGTAG
- a CDS encoding TSCPD domain-containing protein: MELPISFDEALKEWERFEEYLVQARYAVRNNKTGLPMEKDMSQVLLRISKQFKHPAVAKALVHGTIITATPFLMNGGNPYTRRAGYYSCYPLGDVEDSTDAIFDMERDLVSIFQHAGGGGIDVTKIRPKGTIVDNGQGLASGPVSFAKGFSHLSERISQGGKRRGALMIQADWDIKDVKEFVTFKGDNPGRYTGCNISLNVTDEKFWKDEELTNLVAEYIWKSGDPGLLFTQKSMANTPVLAKYNPVFSNPCGEYLSTKDTACNLLTVNLSKCLEEEQEKFFDRVFEAARLAAVAGNEILDLGGFPPIERIKANTLKFRPIGIGFTGLHHAMNHFGVSYADEHEAPLFAKATQLVLMLGSMQGSLDYAEFIKKEGKQKKLTPQEWNMTYVDKIDSEAAAFIESDMPNKAQWHKRAGDIFTTLRKLGGLYNSVTTSQAPTGSISQLMRVACTGVEPYFSMIQRRKVKDVDDSWKEFILVPLEFYQYEEEKLEWVAEQTAHKIEPYQQIRILEACQAFNHTAVSKTINLPADTTVEDIKKILQYARKSNLKGITMFRDSSMEGVLSDHGGKLAETCEFCDMDVRSGSTYKFRGPAPLYITANKGGQGHVREIFLNTTKSGSTLHGMSEALGRVISVALQHDYRLVGKIARTLEDISSDGAWISASLGRVYSIPAALAKVLDKNAENEVEGDPEPYVEPSSYASCPACGKLSLRRSGGCNQCVSCGYSSC; the protein is encoded by the coding sequence ATGGAGTTACCAATCAGTTTTGATGAAGCGCTGAAGGAGTGGGAGCGTTTTGAAGAGTATCTGGTCCAGGCCAGGTATGCTGTCCGCAATAATAAGACCGGGCTGCCCATGGAAAAAGACATGAGCCAGGTGTTGTTGCGCATCAGTAAGCAGTTCAAGCACCCTGCGGTGGCCAAGGCCCTGGTCCACGGAACCATTATTACAGCGACGCCTTTTCTGATGAACGGCGGCAACCCCTATACCCGGCGGGCGGGTTATTATTCCTGTTATCCCTTGGGCGATGTGGAAGATTCCACCGATGCGATCTTTGATATGGAGCGGGATCTGGTCAGCATCTTCCAGCATGCCGGCGGCGGTGGCATCGATGTGACCAAGATCCGGCCCAAGGGAACCATTGTGGACAACGGCCAGGGGCTTGCCTCCGGTCCGGTTTCCTTTGCCAAGGGGTTTTCCCACCTTTCCGAGCGCATCAGCCAGGGGGGTAAACGTCGGGGCGCCCTGATGATTCAAGCGGACTGGGATATCAAGGACGTCAAGGAATTCGTCACCTTTAAGGGGGATAATCCTGGCCGCTACACCGGCTGTAATATCTCGCTCAATGTCACCGACGAGAAGTTTTGGAAGGATGAAGAGCTCACCAATCTGGTGGCCGAATACATCTGGAAGTCCGGTGATCCCGGCCTGCTGTTTACCCAGAAGAGCATGGCCAATACCCCGGTGCTGGCCAAATACAATCCGGTTTTTTCCAACCCGTGCGGCGAATATCTTTCCACCAAGGATACTGCCTGCAACCTGCTTACGGTCAACCTGTCAAAGTGCCTTGAAGAGGAGCAGGAGAAGTTTTTTGACCGCGTTTTCGAGGCAGCCAGGCTCGCGGCCGTGGCCGGCAATGAGATCCTCGATCTGGGGGGCTTTCCGCCCATTGAGCGGATCAAGGCCAACACCCTCAAGTTCCGTCCCATCGGTATAGGCTTTACCGGGTTGCACCATGCCATGAACCATTTTGGGGTTTCCTATGCCGATGAGCATGAGGCCCCGCTCTTTGCCAAGGCGACTCAGTTGGTCCTGATGCTGGGCTCCATGCAGGGCAGTCTCGACTACGCCGAGTTCATTAAGAAGGAGGGCAAGCAGAAGAAGCTCACTCCCCAGGAATGGAACATGACCTATGTCGATAAGATCGACAGCGAGGCCGCGGCCTTCATCGAGTCGGATATGCCCAACAAAGCGCAGTGGCACAAGCGTGCGGGCGATATATTTACTACCCTGCGCAAGCTCGGCGGTCTGTATAACTCGGTGACCACCTCGCAAGCCCCCACCGGTTCCATCTCCCAGTTGATGCGGGTGGCCTGTACCGGGGTGGAGCCCTATTTCTCCATGATCCAGCGCCGCAAGGTCAAGGATGTGGATGATTCCTGGAAGGAGTTCATTCTCGTGCCCCTGGAGTTTTACCAGTACGAGGAGGAGAAGTTGGAATGGGTTGCCGAACAGACCGCGCACAAGATCGAGCCGTATCAGCAGATCCGGATTCTCGAGGCGTGCCAAGCTTTCAATCATACCGCAGTTTCGAAAACCATCAACCTGCCCGCCGACACCACGGTGGAGGATATCAAGAAGATCCTCCAGTATGCCCGGAAAAGCAATCTCAAGGGCATCACCATGTTCCGCGATTCCTCCATGGAGGGGGTGTTGAGCGATCATGGCGGCAAGCTGGCGGAGACCTGCGAATTCTGCGATATGGACGTGCGCAGCGGCAGCACCTACAAGTTCCGGGGGCCTGCGCCGTTGTATATCACGGCGAACAAGGGCGGACAGGGGCATGTGCGCGAGATTTTCCTCAACACCACCAAGTCCGGTTCGACTCTGCATGGGATGAGCGAGGCCCTGGGCCGGGTTATTTCCGTGGCGCTCCAGCACGACTACCGGCTGGTGGGTAAGATTGCCAGGACCTTGGAGGATATCTCCTCCGACGGTGCCTGGATCAGCGCCTCGCTGGGCAGGGTCTATTCCATCCCCGCGGCCCTGGCCAAGGTTCTTGATAAGAATGCGGAGAATGAGGTGGAGGGCGATCCGGAACCCTATGTCGAGCCTTCCTCCTATGCTTCCTGCCCGGCGTGCGGCAAGTTGAGCCTGCGGCGAAGCGGCGGCTGCAACCAGTGCGTGAGTTGCGGGTATTCCTCCTGTTGA
- a CDS encoding sensor histidine kinase, producing the protein MAKGKLLGKNLGLLLNDGQGLREAFAHEVQQTGYAQYFALQEDGWRLFVSRLTEGLADFLQAPALAGKEGSKAPGQGSPDCANALTLDIPTALAREAVQLFRQDGLPFAVFFSLLKCLHRTVLNDPTLPPLPQSHSVLFFDLLETAAADCWLKEEGLAAQRRLREAKHFILNEKRRYATIFHRMAEPACIVDQQGCLLDVNAAFAEFFKEGGERLLGKSCLQLFGVQACKACLLEKNLAEHGSFANIEVNLPVADEIRTVLISGASLGRVRGVPGGIVILQDISAQRQTAQALQESEEQFRSLVENVPDVTWQADAEGTLLYLSPNIKRICGFTPTELLGRSRLDRVHPEDVEEVRKRYHRLFAKGRDFSFRYRFRHKNGKWLWVHDRARVAGTYATGVFSDVTKLRKMEDELKEYRAWLEDMVEERTQEAEAVNRQLLLEVAERQQAQQQLELLAASLKRSNAELEQFAHVASHDMKEPLLLIVAFVERLQARWPEKFDGKAGEYLARILRAARQLQELVDDILHLSKVRTCDRPFGVVELDDLLREVLGDFEERISQVEGNVCVDGLVAVVGDKTQLRQLFQNLIANALKYRQKNLSPVIAVKGRTLPGKIYEITVQDNGIGFEEKHAERIFQPFVRLHGRNEYEGTGIGLATCEKIVARHRGKITAKSTPGEGSIFIIQLPLGPS; encoded by the coding sequence ATGGCTAAAGGCAAGCTGCTGGGTAAGAATCTTGGATTGTTGCTTAACGATGGTCAAGGGCTGCGTGAAGCCTTTGCCCATGAAGTGCAACAGACCGGATACGCCCAGTATTTTGCCTTGCAGGAGGATGGTTGGCGCCTTTTTGTCTCCCGTTTGACGGAGGGGCTTGCTGATTTTCTTCAGGCACCGGCGCTAGCGGGGAAAGAGGGTTCCAAAGCCCCAGGGCAGGGCAGCCCTGATTGCGCCAACGCTCTTACCCTGGATATCCCCACCGCGCTTGCCCGTGAAGCAGTGCAGCTTTTTCGGCAGGATGGTTTGCCCTTTGCCGTCTTTTTTTCTTTGCTTAAATGCCTCCACCGGACCGTGCTCAACGATCCGACTTTGCCTCCCCTTCCTCAGTCTCACAGTGTCTTGTTTTTTGACCTCCTGGAAACAGCTGCCGCCGACTGCTGGCTCAAGGAGGAGGGGCTTGCCGCCCAGCGCCGGCTGCGGGAGGCGAAGCATTTTATTCTGAATGAAAAAAGACGCTATGCCACGATATTTCATCGAATGGCGGAGCCTGCTTGTATTGTTGATCAGCAGGGATGTCTGCTTGATGTCAATGCTGCCTTTGCGGAATTTTTTAAGGAGGGGGGCGAGAGACTGCTTGGCAAGTCGTGCCTTCAGCTTTTCGGGGTACAAGCCTGTAAGGCCTGTTTGCTTGAAAAGAATCTGGCTGAACATGGTTCCTTTGCCAACATTGAAGTGAATCTTCCGGTAGCAGATGAGATCCGGACGGTCTTGATCAGCGGTGCGTCTTTGGGTCGGGTGCGCGGGGTGCCGGGGGGCATTGTCATTTTGCAGGATATCAGCGCACAAAGACAGACAGCGCAGGCCTTGCAGGAAAGCGAGGAACAGTTCCGCAGCCTGGTGGAAAATGTGCCGGATGTCACCTGGCAGGCGGATGCAGAGGGGACTCTGCTCTATCTCAGTCCCAATATTAAAAGAATCTGTGGCTTCACCCCTACTGAACTGCTTGGCCGAAGCAGGTTGGACCGCGTGCATCCCGAGGATGTTGAAGAGGTCCGGAAGCGGTATCACCGTCTTTTTGCCAAAGGCAGGGATTTTTCCTTCCGCTACCGTTTTCGGCATAAAAACGGAAAATGGCTCTGGGTTCATGACCGGGCCCGGGTTGCGGGTACGTATGCCACCGGGGTTTTTTCCGATGTCACCAAGCTGCGGAAGATGGAAGATGAGCTGAAGGAATACCGTGCTTGGCTGGAGGACATGGTTGAGGAACGAACCCAGGAGGCCGAGGCAGTGAATCGGCAGCTGCTGCTGGAGGTTGCCGAACGCCAGCAGGCGCAGCAGCAGTTGGAACTGTTGGCGGCCAGTCTCAAGCGTTCCAACGCCGAGTTGGAGCAGTTCGCCCATGTGGCCTCCCACGATATGAAAGAGCCGCTCCTCCTTATTGTCGCCTTTGTCGAGCGTTTGCAGGCTAGATGGCCGGAAAAATTTGACGGCAAGGCGGGTGAATACCTCGCGCGGATCCTCAGGGCCGCCCGGCAATTGCAGGAATTGGTGGATGATATCCTGCATCTCTCCAAGGTGCGTACCTGTGACCGCCCTTTCGGGGTGGTGGAATTGGATGATCTTTTGCGGGAGGTGCTGGGTGATTTTGAAGAAAGGATCAGCCAGGTGGAGGGCAATGTCTGTGTGGATGGCTTGGTGGCCGTTGTGGGAGACAAAACCCAGCTTCGGCAGTTGTTTCAGAATCTTATTGCCAACGCCCTGAAATACCGGCAGAAAAATCTCTCCCCGGTCATTGCGGTGAAGGGCAGAACGCTGCCCGGTAAAATCTACGAAATCACGGTGCAGGACAACGGCATTGGCTTTGAGGAAAAGCACGCGGAGCGAATTTTCCAGCCCTTTGTCCGCTTGCATGGCCGCAATGAGTATGAGGGGACCGGGATCGGCCTGGCAACCTGCGAAAAAATTGTCGCCCGGCATCGTGGGAAAATAACGGCCAAAAGCACCCCCGGCGAGGGCTCGATTTTTATTATCCAGCTGCCTCTTGGCCCATCATAG